One window from the genome of Pyrus communis chromosome 16, drPyrComm1.1, whole genome shotgun sequence encodes:
- the LOC137720942 gene encoding probable glycosyltransferase At5g03795, with protein sequence MSVGKQKQFKSPSLLQSPSSSSSSPMLCSLQGSLLTLAILTLLSFIYFSLNSLHPSAYASPTTATTTYISSDDDDADNEQFSDIYHSPEVFRLNFAEMEAKFKVYIYPDGDPNTFYQTPRKLTGKYASEGYFFQNIRESHFRTDDPDQAHLFFIPISSHKMRGKGTSYENMTIIVRDYVESLISKYPYWNRTLGADHFFVTCHDVGVRATEGLPLLVKNSIRVVCSPSYDVGFIPHKDVALPQVLQPFALPAGGNDVENRTTLGFWAGHRNSKIRVILARVWENDTELYILNNRINRAEGNLLYQRKFYETKFCICPGGSQVNSARPTDSIHYGCIPVILSNYYDLPFNDILDWRKFAVILTEKDVYQLKQILKDIPYSEFLTLHKNLVKVQQHFQWNSPPVKYDAFHMVMYDLWLRHHVIKY encoded by the exons ATGAGTGTGGGCAAGCAAAAGCAATTCAAGTCGCCGTCGCTGTTGCAGTcgccgtcgtcgtcgtcgtcgtctcCAATGTTGTGCTCTTTACAAGGATCTCTTTTGACTCTCGCCATCCTTACCTTGCTCTCCTTCATCTATTTCTCCCTCAATTCCCTCCATCCCTCCGCCTACGCCTcccccaccaccgccaccaccacttACATCTCCTCCGACGACGACGACGCAGACAATGAGCAGTTCTCCGACATCTACCACTCGCCGGAGGTGTTCCGGTTGAATTTCGCCGAGATGGAAGCCAAATTCAAGGTCTACATCTACCCGGACGGCGATCCGAACACGTTTTACCAGACGCCGAGGAAGCTCACCGGTAAGTACGCCAGCGAGGGCTATTTCTTTCAGAATATCAGAGAAAGTCACTTCCGAACCGACGATCCGGATCAGGCTCACCTCTTCTTCATCCCTATCTCCTCCCACAAAATGCGAGGCAAG GGTACATCTTATGAAAACATGACCATAATTGTTCGGGACTATGTGGAGAGCTTGATATCCAAGTATCCTTACTGGAACCGAACCTTGGGCGCTGACCACTTCTTTGTCACATGTCATGATGTTGGGGTGAGGGCAACCGAAGGGCTTCCACTTCTTGTGAAAAACTCAATTCGAGTTGTGTGTTCCCCTAGCTATGATGTTGGTTTCATTCCGCACAAAGATGTTGCCCTTCCTCAAGTACTTCAGCCATTTGCTCTTCCAGCCGGAGGAAACGATGTGGAGAACAG GACAACCCTCGGTTTTTGGGCCGGTCATCGGAACTCCAAAATTAGAGTTATACTGGCACGAGTATGGGAGAATGACACAGAGCTTTATATATTGAACAACAGAATAAACAGGGCAGAAGGGAATTTGTTATATCAAAGGAAGTTTTATGAAACCAAGTTCTGCATATGCCCTGGTGGCTCGCAGGTTAACAGTGCTCGCCCAACTGACTCAATCCATTATGGATGTATTCCTG TGATATTATCAAATTACTATGACCTTCCATTCAATGACATTCTCGATTGGCGAAAATTTGCTGTTATACTTACGGAGAAGGATGTATATCAACTTAAACAAATTCTTAAGGACATACCCTATTCAGAGTTTCTTACGCTTCACAAAAACTTGGTTAAG GTCCAGCAGCACTTCCAGTGGAATTCACCTCCTGTCAAATATGATGCATTTCACATGGTCATGTACGATCTTTGGTTGCGCCACCATGTGATCAAATACTGA
- the LOC137720839 gene encoding uncharacterized protein codes for MQCSNIISVAAIPPRKLKVWDSYSQLSIDQRQTLTPTNFSDTDFKLPLPSHVTSITSTSNPFVKHCHKLRHSSSYRHSHGSALVVGATPIREICRFQKSSQEKTVIIDCLLLLDKAEVPEWINEFSLRIVQVSSVVMKKLSGMQSTESIEAIALMRIPTSFSDIDAEQKEVNCKTWFPSPHRVVVLDGVQDPGNLGTLLRSAMAFGWNGAFLLPGCCDPFNEKALRASRGASFQLPIVSGTWNHLQSLKNEFQLKLLAGHPGTEEKSKPVSHLSQKLADSFANMPVSLILGSKGRGLSEKSRRLCELVSIPMAGEFESLNVSVAGGIFLYVLQPKNHTTL; via the exons ATGCAATGCTCAAACATAATCTCAGTGGCAGCCATTCCCCCCAGAAAGCTCAAAGTTTGGGACTCGTACTCACAGTTATCAATTGATCAAAGACAAACCCTTACTCCGACTAACTTTTCAGACACTGACTTCAAGCTTCCACTGCCGTCCCACGTTACCTCCATAACCAGCACCTCAAACCCATTCGTCAAACACTGCCACAAGCTCCGCCACAGTTCATCTTATCGCCACAGCCATGGTTCAGCTCTCGTTGTAGGTGCCACACCTATCAG GGAAATATGCAGGTTTCAAAAGTCATCGCAAGAGAAAACTGTTATAATAGATTGTTTGCTTCTACTTGATAAAGCTGAGGTCCCTGAATGGATTAATGAATTCTCTCTTCGTATTGTGCAAGTGAGTTCTGTCGTGATGAAAAAACTTTCAGGGATGCAATCAACTGAATCCATTGAAGCAATTGCTCTAATGAGAATTCCTACTAGTTTCTCAGACATAGATGCTGAACAAAAGGAGGTAAACTGTAAGACGTGGTTCCCATCTCCCCATCGAGTTGTAGTCCTTGATGGTGTCCAG GATCCGGGTAACCTTGGTACGCTGCTCAGATCAGCTATGGCCTTTGGATGG AATGGTGCTTTTCTACTTCCTGGATGTTGTGATCCATTCAATGAGAAGGCACTTCGAGCCAGCCGAGGAGCCTCATTTCAGCTCCCTATTGTTTCTGGTACATGGAATCATCTTCAATCCTTGAAAAACGAATTCCAACTAAAGCTGCTAGCTGGCCATCCGGGAACTGAAGAAAAATCGAAGCCAGTGTCGCACCTTTCTCAAAAGCTTGCAGATTCATTCGCAAATATGCCAGTGAGCTTGATTTTGGGCAGTAAAGGACGTGGGCTGTCTGAGAAATCTCGTCGGCTCTGTGAGCTTGTAAGCATTCCAATGGCAGGGGAATTTGAGTCGCTCAATGTTTCAGTTGCCGGCGGAATTTTCTTGTATGTGTTACAGCCTAAAAACCATACAACTTTGTGA